A genomic window from Peromyscus maniculatus bairdii isolate BWxNUB_F1_BW_parent chromosome 1, HU_Pman_BW_mat_3.1, whole genome shotgun sequence includes:
- the Rps6ka4 gene encoding ribosomal protein S6 kinase alpha-4 isoform X3 produces the protein MGDEDEDEGCAVELQITEANLTGHEEKVSVENFALLKVLGTGAYGKVFLVRKEGGHDAGKLYAMKVLRKAALVQRAKTQEHTRTERSVLELVRQAPFLVTLHYAFQTDAKLHLILDYVNGGEMFTHLYQRQYFKEAEVRVYGGEIVLALEHLHKLGIIYRDLKLENVLLDSEGHIVLTDFGLSKEFLTEEKERTYSFCGTIEYMAPEIIRSKAGHGKAVDWWSLGILLFELLTGASPFTLEGERNTQAEVSRRILKCSPPFPLRIGPVAQDLLQRLLCKDPKKRLGAGPQGAQEVKSHPFFQGLDWAALAARKIPAPFRPQIRSELDVGNFAEEFTRLEPVYSPAGSPPPGDSRIFQGYSFVAPSILFDHNNAVMTDVLEAPGAGHRPGRAAVARSAMMQDSPFFQQYELDLREPALGQGSFSVCRRCRQRQSGQEFAVKILSRRLEENTQREVAALRLCQSHPNVVNLHEVFHDQLHTYLVLELLRGGELLERIRKKRLFSESEASQILRSLVSAVSFMHEEAGVVHRDLKPENILYADDTPGAPVKIIDFGFARLRPQSPAGPMQTPCFTLQYAAPELLAQQGYDESCDLWSLGVILYMMLSGQVPFQGSSGQGGQSQAAEIMCKIREGRFSLDGEAWQGVSEEAKELVRGLLTVDPAKRLKLEGLRGSSWLQDGSARSSPPLRTPDVLESSGPAVRSGLNATFMAFNRGKREGFFLKSVENAPLAKRRKQKLRSAAASRRGSPVPASSGRLTASATKGTSRRANGPLSPS, from the exons ATGGGAGACGAGGATGAGGACGAGGGCTGCGCCGTGGAGCTGCAGATCACCGAAG CCAACCTGACTGGGCATGAGGAGAAGGTGAGCGTGGAGAACTTCGCGCTGCTCAAGGTGCTGGGCACGGGAG CCTACGGGAAGGTGTTCCTGGTGCGGAAGGAGGGTGGGCACGATGCGGGCAAGCTCTATGCCATGAAGGTGCTACGCAAGGCGGCGTTGGTGCAGCGCGCCAAGACGCAGGAGCATACCCGCACCGAACGCTCAGTGCTGGAGCTGGTGCGCCAGGCACCCTTCCTGGTTACACTGCACTACGCCTTCCAGACGGATGCCAAGCTGCACCTCATCCTGG ACTATGTGAATGGTGGCGAGATGTTCACTCACCTCTACCAGCGTCAGTACTTCAAGGAGGCTGAGGTGCGAGTGTACGGGGGTGAGATTGTGCTGGCCCTGGAACACCTGCACAAG CTGGGCATCATCTACCGTGACCTGAAGCTCGAGAATGTCTTGCTTGACTCGGAAGGTCACATCGTCCTCACAGACTTTGGGCTAAGCAAGGAGTTTCTGACAGAGGAG AAAGAGCGGACCTACTCCTTCTGTGGCACAATCGAGTACATGGCCCCCGAAATCATCCGAAGCAAGGCTGGACATGGCAAG GCTGTGGACTGGTGGAGCCTGGGTATCCTGCTCTTCGAGCTGCTGACAGGGGCCTCGCCCTTCACattggagggagagaggaacacTCAGGCCGAGGTGTCCCG ACGGATCTTGAAgtgctcccctcccttccccctccggATTGGGCCTGTGGCACAGGACCTGCTGCAGCGGCTGCTGTGCAAGGATCCTAAGAAGAGGTTGGGCGCGGGTCCCCAGGGCGCGCAGGAAGTCAAGAGTCACCCCTTTTTCCAG GGTCTGGATTGGGCTGCTTTGGCTGCCAGGAAGATCCCAGCCCCATTCCGGCCCCAGATTCGCTCAGAGCTGGATGTGGGTAATTTTGCGGAGGAATTCACTCGGCTGGAGCCTGTCTACTCCCCTGCTGGCAGCCCTCCACCTGGGGACTCTAGGATCTTTCAG GGATACTCCTTCGTGGCACCGTCCATCCTCTTTGACCACAACAATGCAGTGATGACAGATGTCCTGGAGGCACCTGGTGCGGGACACAGGCCTGGAAGGGCAGCAGTTGCCAGGAGTGCCATGATGCAG GACTCGCCCTTCTTCCAGCAGTATGAGTTAGACCTTCGGGAGCCTGCACTGGGTCAGGGCAGCTTCTCCGTGTGTCGGCGATGTCGCCAACGCCAGAGCGGCCAGGAATTCGCTGTCAAGATCCTCAGCCGCAG GCTGGAGGAGAACACACAGCGCGAGGTGGCTGCCCTTCGCCTGTGCCAGTCACACCCCAACGTGGTGAATTTGCATGAGGTGTTTCATGACCAG TTGCACACTTACCTGGTCCTGGAGTTGCTGCGAGGAGGGGAGCTGCTGGAGCGGATCCGAAAGAAGCGGCTCTTCAGCGAGTCGGAGGCCAGCCAGATTCTGCGCAGCCTGGTGTCGGCCGTGAGCTTTATGCACGAGGAGGCGGGCGTGGTGCACCGAGACCTCAAGCCAGAG AACATCTTATATGCAGATGACACGCCCGGGGCCCCTGTAAAGATCATCGACTTTGGGTTCGCGCGACTGCGGCCGCAGAGCCCAGCGGGACCCATGCAGACACCTTGCTTCACGCTGCAGTACGCAGCCCCCGAGCTGCTGGCACAGCAGGGCTATGATGAGTCCTGTGATCTTTGGAGCCTGGGTGTCATTTTG TACATGATGCTGTCGGGGCAAGTTCCCTTCCAAGGGTCCTCCGGCCAGGgcgggcagagccaggcagctgaGATCATGTGCAAGATCCGCGAAGGGCGCTTCTCACTGGACGGGGAAGCCTGGCAGGGTGTGTCGGAGGAAGCCAAGGAGCTGGTCCGAG GGCTACTGACAGTGGACCCAGCCAAGCGGCTGAAGCTGGAGGGGCTGCGAGGCAGCTCGTGGCTTCAGGACGGCAGCGCGCGCTCTTCTCCACCGCTTCGGACGCCCGATGTGCTGGAGTCCTCTGGGCCAGCTGTGCGCTCTGGGCTCAACGCCACTTTCATG GCATTCAACCGAGGCAAGCGGGAAGGCTTCTTTTTGAAAAGTGTGGAGAATGCGCCTCTAGCCAAGAGGCGCAAGCAGAAGCTCCGGAGCGCAGCTGCCTCCCGCCGCGGCTCCCCGGTGCCTGCCTCCTCGGGTCGCCTAACAGCCTCTGCCACCAAGGGGACATCCCGCCGAGCCAACGGCCCCTTGTCCCCCTCCTAG
- the Rps6ka4 gene encoding ribosomal protein S6 kinase alpha-4 isoform X1 produces MKVLRKAALVQRAKTQEHTRTERSVLELVRQAPFLVTLHYAFQTDAKLHLILDYVNGGEMFTHLYQRQYFKEAEVRVYGGEIVLALEHLHKLGIIYRDLKLENVLLDSEGHIVLTDFGLSKEFLTEEKERTYSFCGTIEYMAPEIIRSKAGHGKAVDWWSLGILLFELLTGASPFTLEGERNTQAEVSRRILKCSPPFPLRIGPVAQDLLQRLLCKDPKKRLGAGPQGAQEVKSHPFFQGLDWAALAARKIPAPFRPQIRSELDVGNFAEEFTRLEPVYSPAGSPPPGDSRIFQGYSFVAPSILFDHNNAVMTDVLEAPGAGHRPGRAAVARSAMMQDSPFFQQYELDLREPALGQGSFSVCRRCRQRQSGQEFAVKILSRRLEENTQREVAALRLCQSHPNVVNLHEVFHDQLHTYLVLELLRGGELLERIRKKRLFSESEASQILRSLVSAVSFMHEEAGVVHRDLKPENILYADDTPGAPVKIIDFGFARLRPQSPAGPMQTPCFTLQYAAPELLAQQGYDESCDLWSLGVILYMMLSGQVPFQGSSGQGGQSQAAEIMCKIREGRFSLDGEAWQGVSEEAKELVRGLLTVDPAKRLKLEGLRGSSWLQDGSARSSPPLRTPDVLESSGPAVRSGLNATFMAFNRGKREGFFLKSVENAPLAKRRKQKLRSAAASRRGSPVPASSGRLTASATKGTSRRANGPLSPS; encoded by the exons ATGAAGGTGCTACGCAAGGCGGCGTTGGTGCAGCGCGCCAAGACGCAGGAGCATACCCGCACCGAACGCTCAGTGCTGGAGCTGGTGCGCCAGGCACCCTTCCTGGTTACACTGCACTACGCCTTCCAGACGGATGCCAAGCTGCACCTCATCCTGG ACTATGTGAATGGTGGCGAGATGTTCACTCACCTCTACCAGCGTCAGTACTTCAAGGAGGCTGAGGTGCGAGTGTACGGGGGTGAGATTGTGCTGGCCCTGGAACACCTGCACAAG CTGGGCATCATCTACCGTGACCTGAAGCTCGAGAATGTCTTGCTTGACTCGGAAGGTCACATCGTCCTCACAGACTTTGGGCTAAGCAAGGAGTTTCTGACAGAGGAG AAAGAGCGGACCTACTCCTTCTGTGGCACAATCGAGTACATGGCCCCCGAAATCATCCGAAGCAAGGCTGGACATGGCAAG GCTGTGGACTGGTGGAGCCTGGGTATCCTGCTCTTCGAGCTGCTGACAGGGGCCTCGCCCTTCACattggagggagagaggaacacTCAGGCCGAGGTGTCCCG ACGGATCTTGAAgtgctcccctcccttccccctccggATTGGGCCTGTGGCACAGGACCTGCTGCAGCGGCTGCTGTGCAAGGATCCTAAGAAGAGGTTGGGCGCGGGTCCCCAGGGCGCGCAGGAAGTCAAGAGTCACCCCTTTTTCCAG GGTCTGGATTGGGCTGCTTTGGCTGCCAGGAAGATCCCAGCCCCATTCCGGCCCCAGATTCGCTCAGAGCTGGATGTGGGTAATTTTGCGGAGGAATTCACTCGGCTGGAGCCTGTCTACTCCCCTGCTGGCAGCCCTCCACCTGGGGACTCTAGGATCTTTCAG GGATACTCCTTCGTGGCACCGTCCATCCTCTTTGACCACAACAATGCAGTGATGACAGATGTCCTGGAGGCACCTGGTGCGGGACACAGGCCTGGAAGGGCAGCAGTTGCCAGGAGTGCCATGATGCAG GACTCGCCCTTCTTCCAGCAGTATGAGTTAGACCTTCGGGAGCCTGCACTGGGTCAGGGCAGCTTCTCCGTGTGTCGGCGATGTCGCCAACGCCAGAGCGGCCAGGAATTCGCTGTCAAGATCCTCAGCCGCAG GCTGGAGGAGAACACACAGCGCGAGGTGGCTGCCCTTCGCCTGTGCCAGTCACACCCCAACGTGGTGAATTTGCATGAGGTGTTTCATGACCAG TTGCACACTTACCTGGTCCTGGAGTTGCTGCGAGGAGGGGAGCTGCTGGAGCGGATCCGAAAGAAGCGGCTCTTCAGCGAGTCGGAGGCCAGCCAGATTCTGCGCAGCCTGGTGTCGGCCGTGAGCTTTATGCACGAGGAGGCGGGCGTGGTGCACCGAGACCTCAAGCCAGAG AACATCTTATATGCAGATGACACGCCCGGGGCCCCTGTAAAGATCATCGACTTTGGGTTCGCGCGACTGCGGCCGCAGAGCCCAGCGGGACCCATGCAGACACCTTGCTTCACGCTGCAGTACGCAGCCCCCGAGCTGCTGGCACAGCAGGGCTATGATGAGTCCTGTGATCTTTGGAGCCTGGGTGTCATTTTG TACATGATGCTGTCGGGGCAAGTTCCCTTCCAAGGGTCCTCCGGCCAGGgcgggcagagccaggcagctgaGATCATGTGCAAGATCCGCGAAGGGCGCTTCTCACTGGACGGGGAAGCCTGGCAGGGTGTGTCGGAGGAAGCCAAGGAGCTGGTCCGAG GGCTACTGACAGTGGACCCAGCCAAGCGGCTGAAGCTGGAGGGGCTGCGAGGCAGCTCGTGGCTTCAGGACGGCAGCGCGCGCTCTTCTCCACCGCTTCGGACGCCCGATGTGCTGGAGTCCTCTGGGCCAGCTGTGCGCTCTGGGCTCAACGCCACTTTCATG GCATTCAACCGAGGCAAGCGGGAAGGCTTCTTTTTGAAAAGTGTGGAGAATGCGCCTCTAGCCAAGAGGCGCAAGCAGAAGCTCCGGAGCGCAGCTGCCTCCCGCCGCGGCTCCCCGGTGCCTGCCTCCTCGGGTCGCCTAACAGCCTCTGCCACCAAGGGGACATCCCGCCGAGCCAACGGCCCCTTGTCCCCCTCCTAG
- the Rps6ka4 gene encoding ribosomal protein S6 kinase alpha-4 isoform X2, which yields MGDEDEDEGCAVELQITEANLTGHEEKVSVENFALLKVLGTGDYVNGGEMFTHLYQRQYFKEAEVRVYGGEIVLALEHLHKLGIIYRDLKLENVLLDSEGHIVLTDFGLSKEFLTEEKERTYSFCGTIEYMAPEIIRSKAGHGKAVDWWSLGILLFELLTGASPFTLEGERNTQAEVSRRILKCSPPFPLRIGPVAQDLLQRLLCKDPKKRLGAGPQGAQEVKSHPFFQGLDWAALAARKIPAPFRPQIRSELDVGNFAEEFTRLEPVYSPAGSPPPGDSRIFQGYSFVAPSILFDHNNAVMTDVLEAPGAGHRPGRAAVARSAMMQDSPFFQQYELDLREPALGQGSFSVCRRCRQRQSGQEFAVKILSRRLEENTQREVAALRLCQSHPNVVNLHEVFHDQLHTYLVLELLRGGELLERIRKKRLFSESEASQILRSLVSAVSFMHEEAGVVHRDLKPENILYADDTPGAPVKIIDFGFARLRPQSPAGPMQTPCFTLQYAAPELLAQQGYDESCDLWSLGVILYMMLSGQVPFQGSSGQGGQSQAAEIMCKIREGRFSLDGEAWQGVSEEAKELVRGLLTVDPAKRLKLEGLRGSSWLQDGSARSSPPLRTPDVLESSGPAVRSGLNATFMAFNRGKREGFFLKSVENAPLAKRRKQKLRSAAASRRGSPVPASSGRLTASATKGTSRRANGPLSPS from the exons ATGGGAGACGAGGATGAGGACGAGGGCTGCGCCGTGGAGCTGCAGATCACCGAAG CCAACCTGACTGGGCATGAGGAGAAGGTGAGCGTGGAGAACTTCGCGCTGCTCAAGGTGCTGGGCACGGGAG ACTATGTGAATGGTGGCGAGATGTTCACTCACCTCTACCAGCGTCAGTACTTCAAGGAGGCTGAGGTGCGAGTGTACGGGGGTGAGATTGTGCTGGCCCTGGAACACCTGCACAAG CTGGGCATCATCTACCGTGACCTGAAGCTCGAGAATGTCTTGCTTGACTCGGAAGGTCACATCGTCCTCACAGACTTTGGGCTAAGCAAGGAGTTTCTGACAGAGGAG AAAGAGCGGACCTACTCCTTCTGTGGCACAATCGAGTACATGGCCCCCGAAATCATCCGAAGCAAGGCTGGACATGGCAAG GCTGTGGACTGGTGGAGCCTGGGTATCCTGCTCTTCGAGCTGCTGACAGGGGCCTCGCCCTTCACattggagggagagaggaacacTCAGGCCGAGGTGTCCCG ACGGATCTTGAAgtgctcccctcccttccccctccggATTGGGCCTGTGGCACAGGACCTGCTGCAGCGGCTGCTGTGCAAGGATCCTAAGAAGAGGTTGGGCGCGGGTCCCCAGGGCGCGCAGGAAGTCAAGAGTCACCCCTTTTTCCAG GGTCTGGATTGGGCTGCTTTGGCTGCCAGGAAGATCCCAGCCCCATTCCGGCCCCAGATTCGCTCAGAGCTGGATGTGGGTAATTTTGCGGAGGAATTCACTCGGCTGGAGCCTGTCTACTCCCCTGCTGGCAGCCCTCCACCTGGGGACTCTAGGATCTTTCAG GGATACTCCTTCGTGGCACCGTCCATCCTCTTTGACCACAACAATGCAGTGATGACAGATGTCCTGGAGGCACCTGGTGCGGGACACAGGCCTGGAAGGGCAGCAGTTGCCAGGAGTGCCATGATGCAG GACTCGCCCTTCTTCCAGCAGTATGAGTTAGACCTTCGGGAGCCTGCACTGGGTCAGGGCAGCTTCTCCGTGTGTCGGCGATGTCGCCAACGCCAGAGCGGCCAGGAATTCGCTGTCAAGATCCTCAGCCGCAG GCTGGAGGAGAACACACAGCGCGAGGTGGCTGCCCTTCGCCTGTGCCAGTCACACCCCAACGTGGTGAATTTGCATGAGGTGTTTCATGACCAG TTGCACACTTACCTGGTCCTGGAGTTGCTGCGAGGAGGGGAGCTGCTGGAGCGGATCCGAAAGAAGCGGCTCTTCAGCGAGTCGGAGGCCAGCCAGATTCTGCGCAGCCTGGTGTCGGCCGTGAGCTTTATGCACGAGGAGGCGGGCGTGGTGCACCGAGACCTCAAGCCAGAG AACATCTTATATGCAGATGACACGCCCGGGGCCCCTGTAAAGATCATCGACTTTGGGTTCGCGCGACTGCGGCCGCAGAGCCCAGCGGGACCCATGCAGACACCTTGCTTCACGCTGCAGTACGCAGCCCCCGAGCTGCTGGCACAGCAGGGCTATGATGAGTCCTGTGATCTTTGGAGCCTGGGTGTCATTTTG TACATGATGCTGTCGGGGCAAGTTCCCTTCCAAGGGTCCTCCGGCCAGGgcgggcagagccaggcagctgaGATCATGTGCAAGATCCGCGAAGGGCGCTTCTCACTGGACGGGGAAGCCTGGCAGGGTGTGTCGGAGGAAGCCAAGGAGCTGGTCCGAG GGCTACTGACAGTGGACCCAGCCAAGCGGCTGAAGCTGGAGGGGCTGCGAGGCAGCTCGTGGCTTCAGGACGGCAGCGCGCGCTCTTCTCCACCGCTTCGGACGCCCGATGTGCTGGAGTCCTCTGGGCCAGCTGTGCGCTCTGGGCTCAACGCCACTTTCATG GCATTCAACCGAGGCAAGCGGGAAGGCTTCTTTTTGAAAAGTGTGGAGAATGCGCCTCTAGCCAAGAGGCGCAAGCAGAAGCTCCGGAGCGCAGCTGCCTCCCGCCGCGGCTCCCCGGTGCCTGCCTCCTCGGGTCGCCTAACAGCCTCTGCCACCAAGGGGACATCCCGCCGAGCCAACGGCCCCTTGTCCCCCTCCTAG